One Clarias gariepinus isolate MV-2021 ecotype Netherlands chromosome 5, CGAR_prim_01v2, whole genome shotgun sequence genomic region harbors:
- the poglut2 gene encoding protein O-glucosyltransferase 2 yields the protein MSWRPFRGILLYCMVFSQLHETVESSALPSASRSLVWGLGLEADAVLPARYFFIQSVDKAGKNFTTSPGANTFEVKITSLSEPFSRIWVQVLDRQDGSFLVRYRMYASYTDLSIQILLKNKDVAKSPYILKGPVYHESCNCPEPSGALWEKHMHCPSSFSQIQHDLSVFPKVDLERNAHEIPQRFGQRQSLCHYTIKNNQVYIKTHGEHVGFRIFMDAFLLSLTRKVRLPDLEFFVNLGDWPLEKRRTTEKLHPIFSWCGSSDTRDIVMPTYDLTESILETMGRVSLDMMSVQANTGPAWNEKNSTAFWRGRDSRRERLELVKLARANPTLLDAAFTNFFFFKHDESLYGPLVKHVSFFDFFKYKYQINIDGTVAAYRMPYLLAGDSVVLKQNSTYYEHFYSQLQPWVHYIPIKADLSDILEKIQWAKDHDEEARKIAQAGQQFARTHLMGESIFCYYFKLFQEYAKLQVTEPKIRDGMELVEQPKDDLFPCYCHRTKVKDEL from the exons ATGTCGTGGAGACCTTTCCGGGGAATTCTGCTGTACTGCAtggtgttttctcagctccatGAGACAGTGGAGTCCAGCGCACTCCCCAGTGCCTCGAGAAGTTTGGTCTGGGGCCTGGGACTGGAGGCAGACGCCGTGCTCCCTGCTCGCTACTTCTTCATCCAGTCCGTCGACAAGGCCGGGAAAAA TTTTACAACCTCACCTGGAGCCAATACGTTTGAAGTGAAGATCACATCCCTATCAGAACCTTTCTCCAGGATCTGGGTGCAGGTTTTAGATCGTCAGGATGGATCCTTTCTGGTGCGCTACCGCATGTATGCCAGCTACACCGACCTCAGCATTCAGATCCTCCTGAAGAATAAAGATGTGGCCAAGTCTCCATACATCCTCAAAG gTCCAGTGTACCATGAGTCATGTAACTGTCCAGAGCCCAGTGGTGCATTGTGGGAGAAACACATGCACTGTCCCTCTTCATTTTCTCAGATCCAGCATGATCTGTCAGTCTTTCCTAAAGTGGACCTGGAACGCAATGCCCATGAAATCCCTCAGCGTTTTGGCCAGAGACAGAGCCTCTGTCACTACACTATCAAAAATAACCAG GTGTATATTAAAACACACGGCGAGCACGTTGGCTTCAGGATCTTCATGGAtgcctttctcctctctctcacacggAAA GTTAGGCTTCCAGATCTAGAGTTCTTTGTAAACTTGGGTGACTGGCCCCTGGAGAAAAGACGAACCACTGAGAAACTCCATCCCATCTTTTCTTGGTGTGGGTCCAGTGATACTCGAGATATCGTCATGCCAACCTATGACCTCACAGAGTCTATACTGGAGACCATGGGAAG AGTTAGTTTGGACATGATGTCAGTACAGGCAAACACGGGCCCTGCCTGGAATGAAAAGAATAGTACAGCTTTCTGGAGGGGTCGTGACAGCAGGAGAGAGCGTCTAGAACTGGTGAAATTGGCACGAGCGAACCCTACATTGCTGGACGCTGCTTTTacaaacttcttcttctttaagcATGATGAGAGCCTTTATGGGCCGCTCGTCAAACACGTTTCCTTCTTTGACTTCTTTAAG taTAAATATCAGATAAATATAGATGGAACAGTGGCTGCGTATCGTATGCCCTACCTTTTGGCTGGAGACAGTGTGGTGTTGAAGCAGAACTCTACATATTACGAGCACTTCTATAGCCAGCTCCAGCCCTGGGTTCACTACATTCCCATCAAAGCAGACCTCAGTGACATCTTGGAAAAAATACAGTGGGCTAAAGACCATGATGAAGAG GCTAGGAAAATTGCACAGGCTGGCCAACAGTTTGCACGTACCCATCTGATGGGTGAAAGTATATTCTGTTACTACTTTAAACTCTTCCAG GAGTATGCAAAGCTGCAGGTAACTGAGCCTAAAATACGGGATGGCATGGAATTGGTAGAACAGCCCAAAGATGACCTTTTTCCATGCTACTGCCATAGGACcaag GTTAAAGATGAGCTTTGA
- the tex30 gene encoding testis-expressed protein 30 isoform X2 has protein sequence MAIYNSSQHAVTFRAGTEMMAVSEEKVSIPFGSKELQGALMVPETKCVQTALILTHGAGGDMNMKPLMSLARAVATSGLLCLRFTCKSLNLMHRVRAYEAAVVCAGRSMGARAAVALGRHLSAKEEVNIQGLLCVSFPLHPPGQTHAHIKRSEDLRALSHIPVLFVSGTSDNMCECQLLEHVVKQMKSPSLVHWVEGANHGLAVKGRTEESVQDEINSQIITWILKHV, from the exons ATGGCGATATACAACAGCTCACAACACGCGGTCACATTCAGAGCTGGAACGGAGATGATGGCTGTCAGTGAG GAGAAAGTGTCCATCCCTTTTGGATCTAAAGAGTTGCAGGGTGCCCTCATGGTTCCTGAAACAAAATGCGTCCAAACCGCTCTTATCCTTACACACGGAGCAGGGGGAGATATGAACATGAAGCCATTGATGTCTTTGGCCCGAGCCGTCGCCACGTCCGGTTTACTCTGCCTTCGTTTCACATGCAAAAGCCTGAACTTGATGCACAGAGTAAGAGCCTACGAAGCAGCCGTGGTATGTGCAG GACGTTCTATGGGAGCTCGAGCTGCTGTGGCTCTAGGCAGACATTTGAGTGCCAAGGAAGAGGTTAATATCCAAGGACtgttgtgtgtgtctttccCTCTCCATCCTCCTGGCCAAACACATGCTCATATTAAACGTAGTGAGGACCTGAGAGCGCTTTCCCACATTCCTGTGCTCTTTGTATCCGGCACTTCAGACaacatgtgtgaatgt CAACTTCTGGAACATGTTGTGAAACAGATGAAGAGCCCAAGCTTAGTGCATTGGGTGGAGGGAGCCAATCATGGACTGGCAGTAAAGGGGAGAACTGAGGAGTCTGTGCAAGATGAGATCAACTCGCAGATCATCACATGGATACTTAAACATGTCTGA
- the tex30 gene encoding testis-expressed protein 30 isoform X1 codes for MAIYNSSQHAVTFRAGTEMMAVSEEKVSIPFGSKELQGALMVPETKCVQTALILTHGAGGDMNMKPLMSLARAVATSGLLCLRFTCKSLNLMHRVRAYEAAVMYIKTHNRFTLSNVFLGGRSMGARAAVALGRHLSAKEEVNIQGLLCVSFPLHPPGQTHAHIKRSEDLRALSHIPVLFVSGTSDNMCECQLLEHVVKQMKSPSLVHWVEGANHGLAVKGRTEESVQDEINSQIITWILKHV; via the exons ATGGCGATATACAACAGCTCACAACACGCGGTCACATTCAGAGCTGGAACGGAGATGATGGCTGTCAGTGAG GAGAAAGTGTCCATCCCTTTTGGATCTAAAGAGTTGCAGGGTGCCCTCATGGTTCCTGAAACAAAATGCGTCCAAACCGCTCTTATCCTTACACACGGAGCAGGGGGAGATATGAACATGAAGCCATTGATGTCTTTGGCCCGAGCCGTCGCCACGTCCGGTTTACTCTGCCTTCGTTTCACATGCAAAAGCCTGAACTTGATGCACAGAGTAAGAGCCTACGAAGCAGCCGTG atGTACATAAAAACCCATAATAGATTTACACTGAGTAACGTGTTCCTTGGAG GACGTTCTATGGGAGCTCGAGCTGCTGTGGCTCTAGGCAGACATTTGAGTGCCAAGGAAGAGGTTAATATCCAAGGACtgttgtgtgtgtctttccCTCTCCATCCTCCTGGCCAAACACATGCTCATATTAAACGTAGTGAGGACCTGAGAGCGCTTTCCCACATTCCTGTGCTCTTTGTATCCGGCACTTCAGACaacatgtgtgaatgt CAACTTCTGGAACATGTTGTGAAACAGATGAAGAGCCCAAGCTTAGTGCATTGGGTGGAGGGAGCCAATCATGGACTGGCAGTAAAGGGGAGAACTGAGGAGTCTGTGCAAGATGAGATCAACTCGCAGATCATCACATGGATACTTAAACATGTCTGA